A region from the Muribaculum gordoncarteri genome encodes:
- a CDS encoding DMT family transporter — translation MDSRKAKGYILGFVAAATYGLNPLFALPLMADGMDASSILLFRYLLAIPIVALMMAVRGRSFAVTLRQLGLLVVFGLLLGVSSISLFESYRYMDAGIASTLLFVYPLMVAVIMSAFFHERMSRLTIVCLTAALAGIGLLYKGEGGGTLSPLGTAIVMLSALTYAIYIVGINKTELSKVPTLTVTFYVLIFGMIVFAVNLLMKGHVDVPSGISQWLGVGALALLPTAVSFLCTTMAIIYVGSTPTAILGAMEPLTAVIIGITVFGERLTVRDVLGLSLIVIAVTLVVVGGSVSKHLTNIKRLFPRVKR, via the coding sequence ATGGACTCTCGTAAAGCGAAAGGCTATATACTTGGATTTGTTGCAGCAGCTACCTATGGTTTGAATCCGTTGTTTGCGTTACCTTTGATGGCCGATGGTATGGATGCGTCATCCATACTTCTGTTCCGTTATTTGCTCGCTATCCCGATTGTTGCGTTGATGATGGCTGTGCGCGGCCGATCATTTGCCGTCACATTGCGTCAGTTGGGCCTGCTTGTGGTGTTTGGCCTTTTGCTTGGCGTTTCATCGATTTCGTTGTTTGAGAGTTACCGTTACATGGATGCCGGCATTGCGTCGACATTGCTGTTTGTCTATCCGTTGATGGTGGCTGTGATAATGTCGGCCTTTTTCCATGAACGCATGTCACGCCTCACGATTGTGTGCCTTACTGCGGCATTGGCCGGTATCGGGCTATTGTATAAGGGCGAAGGAGGCGGTACGTTAAGTCCTTTAGGTACGGCTATCGTTATGTTGTCGGCACTTACTTATGCCATCTACATAGTTGGTATAAACAAGACGGAGCTTTCCAAAGTGCCTACTCTTACCGTGACATTCTATGTGCTTATATTTGGCATGATAGTATTTGCCGTTAATTTGCTTATGAAGGGTCATGTCGATGTGCCTTCGGGTATTAGTCAATGGCTCGGTGTGGGAGCGTTGGCGTTGCTGCCTACTGCTGTGTCGTTCCTGTGTACGACTATGGCTATAATCTATGTGGGTTCGACTCCTACAGCCATACTTGGCGCAATGGAGCCGTTGACGGCGGTTATCATAGGCATAACGGTGTTTGGCGAGCGTCTTACCGTGCGTGATGTACTGGGGCTCTCATTGATTGTGATAGCCGTGACGCTGGTTGTGGTAGGGGGTAGCGTAAGCAAGCACTTGACCAATATAAAACGGTTGTTCCCTCGTGTAAAAAGATGA
- a CDS encoding RluA family pseudouridine synthase — translation MPRQNRYTSKPGAHNAPFRPDVIERYPVKGDSQLLQFLFDSMPQRKRTTVKELLKHNQVAVNGMPVTQFNRELHEGDKVEVNLTREFRVFSNRRVKLVYEDDDIIVIEKGYGLLSMGTDRVKDGTAYSIMRDYVKWANPRNKLFIVHRLDRDTSGLMMLAKTEEAKEAMQHNWNNMVLSRKYIAVVEGEVEKDEGEIRSYLAETSQYEVYSTQNPEEGELAVTRYKVLKRGLGHTMLEVELDTGRKNQIRVHMKELGHPISGDRKYGAKASMIHRLALHAQTLRFAHPSTRRDMNFTTPIPGSFYKLVGGK, via the coding sequence ATGCCTCGACAGAATCGCTATACAAGCAAGCCGGGAGCGCATAACGCGCCGTTTCGTCCCGATGTAATCGAAAGATATCCCGTAAAAGGTGACTCGCAGTTACTTCAATTCCTCTTTGACTCGATGCCTCAACGCAAGCGCACCACAGTCAAGGAGCTGCTGAAGCACAATCAGGTTGCGGTAAACGGAATGCCGGTAACACAATTCAACCGTGAGTTGCATGAAGGCGACAAAGTCGAGGTGAACCTCACGCGTGAATTCAGGGTATTTTCCAATCGCCGCGTAAAGCTTGTATATGAGGATGACGACATCATCGTCATCGAAAAAGGCTACGGACTGCTTTCGATGGGAACCGACCGCGTAAAGGACGGTACCGCCTACTCTATAATGCGTGACTACGTTAAGTGGGCCAATCCGCGCAACAAGTTGTTTATAGTCCATCGTCTTGACCGTGACACTTCGGGACTGATGATGCTCGCCAAAACCGAAGAAGCCAAAGAAGCCATGCAGCATAATTGGAACAACATGGTGCTGAGTCGCAAGTATATAGCAGTGGTCGAAGGCGAAGTCGAGAAGGACGAGGGTGAGATACGAAGCTATCTTGCCGAAACGTCACAGTATGAAGTCTACTCGACCCAGAATCCCGAAGAGGGAGAACTTGCCGTGACACGTTATAAGGTGCTGAAGCGCGGACTCGGTCACACAATGCTTGAAGTCGAGCTCGACACAGGCCGCAAAAATCAGATAAGAGTACACATGAAGGAACTCGGACACCCCATATCAGGCGACCGCAAATACGGAGCAAAGGCTTCAATGATACATCGCCTTGCACTGCATGCCCAGACACTAAGGTTTGCACATCCTTCAACGCGTCGTGACATGAACTTTACCACCCCCATTCCCGGTTCTTTCTACAAGCTTGTAGGCGGTAAATAA
- a CDS encoding DUF5119 domain-containing protein, whose product MASQGLKPIHVTAIPSAVTCRATIIAALLAILSAIGCSKSDAAGDDVMDYTVSVNVTFDMRYVGNPPPAGMSLFLYPIDESLEARRFDFKGVTGGKIDIKPGRYSVICYNNDTHGVDFRNTGRYDTHEAYTRPSTVIQSPDGNNLPVAPGAEDEQLLICPDPMTGTSISNVSLKSNDVTLALQPRRLTDTYRYEITDVTNIGRVTSVFASISGMTSSLLLCDGNPGSECATLVGESVSDGMSRITGEFVTFRHDNGCNASHHLMLYVWTDDGKLHCLGGSDTRFDMTEKLHQSGESGSVTLTVSGLEIPQSDDPEGTGYTHDIDDWSIIDTDIDI is encoded by the coding sequence ATGGCAAGTCAAGGACTCAAACCAATCCATGTAACGGCAATACCAAGCGCCGTTACGTGTCGCGCGACCATCATTGCCGCATTGCTCGCCATCCTGTCGGCTATCGGATGCAGCAAGAGTGACGCTGCGGGCGATGATGTGATGGATTACACGGTTTCCGTCAACGTGACATTCGACATGCGTTATGTCGGCAATCCGCCTCCGGCAGGGATGAGTCTGTTCCTCTACCCCATTGATGAAAGCCTTGAAGCGCGACGCTTTGACTTCAAAGGCGTAACGGGCGGCAAAATCGACATCAAGCCGGGCCGATACAGTGTAATATGCTACAACAACGACACTCACGGGGTCGACTTCCGCAACACCGGCCGTTATGACACCCATGAAGCCTACACACGCCCAAGCACCGTCATCCAATCGCCCGACGGCAATAACCTCCCCGTGGCACCCGGAGCCGAGGATGAACAGCTCCTCATCTGTCCCGACCCCATGACGGGCACTTCGATAAGCAACGTGTCACTCAAAAGCAACGATGTAACGCTCGCATTGCAGCCACGCCGATTGACCGACACCTACCGTTACGAAATAACCGATGTTACCAACATAGGCCGCGTGACATCGGTGTTTGCGTCCATTTCAGGCATGACCTCGTCATTGCTCCTATGTGACGGAAATCCCGGTTCGGAGTGTGCGACGCTTGTAGGCGAATCCGTCAGCGACGGCATGTCACGCATCACCGGCGAGTTTGTAACATTCAGGCATGACAATGGCTGCAATGCGTCACATCATTTGATGCTCTACGTGTGGACCGACGACGGAAAGCTGCATTGCCTGGGCGGCTCCGACACCCGATTTGACATGACTGAAAAGCTGCATCAATCGGGCGAATCAGGCAGCGTCACATTGACTGTCAGCGGACTTGAGATTCCACAATCCGACGACCCCGAAGGCACCGGCTACACCCACGACATTGACGACTGGTCGATAATAGACACCGACATCGACATATAA
- a CDS encoding fimbrillin family protein: MLSALTSCNNDALDTPPSGKIVKVTAKASVDHGDDSRSALSEKNGSIAFAWSSDDRLLVTDESGTALGILDIDNAQSGTFSGTLTGLNEGRNDINIYHFGTSDALPASVADASSLLSLDISSQEGKLTSLRNTDMMFASTSANVTGSEATISFTVTRSTGFAHYKLNFTDGTTLSGNRVTVSGTNLYNRCTFNLDGSIADKTSGDITVENSDGDIYLTIIPERDMALTFTVTVDGNSYSGTLPSRTYNANRFFRKAQGEGVEVTMNAVKENDNTSSTEATLIGPEITLGDNKYRFTGGNLFFNTKTRQWGVFGSQTEYVTKRGWNEDTPEIIDLFGWGATGIDNARQPQYWDADKTLYPSIQETENQDINEIKATQYDWGTAYGRQLSVDVHDGTYVTPTKDEWNTILSTFFIHPGTVNGIKGLLILPCDNSDATKAKEILSTVGISQDDISSIKLGQTDALDYTKIVLDSNNQLTAMNSVFLPLAGYSSPSLNGEKNSGLTVYYWASSGSYRAAGSNKVANGYCVRIANENLGSSDFSISEWARNYGNCVRLLKKVN, from the coding sequence ATGTTATCGGCGTTAACATCGTGCAACAACGATGCACTCGACACCCCGCCGTCAGGCAAAATCGTGAAGGTGACGGCCAAGGCATCGGTGGATCACGGCGATGATTCACGCTCCGCCCTGTCGGAGAAAAACGGGTCAATCGCCTTTGCATGGAGCAGCGACGACCGCCTACTGGTCACCGACGAGTCTGGAACGGCATTAGGCATCCTTGACATCGACAACGCCCAATCGGGCACTTTCTCAGGAACTCTCACCGGGCTTAATGAAGGCCGAAACGACATAAACATCTACCACTTCGGCACAAGTGACGCACTGCCCGCTTCTGTTGCCGATGCGTCATCGTTGCTGTCGCTCGACATCTCATCGCAGGAGGGCAAGCTGACCTCGTTACGTAACACCGACATGATGTTTGCCTCAACTTCAGCCAACGTGACAGGCAGCGAGGCCACAATCAGCTTCACCGTCACGCGCAGCACGGGGTTTGCTCACTATAAGCTGAACTTCACCGATGGCACAACGCTGTCGGGCAACCGCGTCACAGTTTCAGGGACCAACCTTTACAACCGATGTACGTTCAATCTCGACGGCTCGATTGCCGATAAAACATCAGGTGACATAACCGTCGAGAATAGCGACGGCGACATATACCTCACAATAATTCCCGAGCGTGACATGGCACTGACATTCACGGTGACCGTCGACGGCAACAGCTACTCGGGCACCCTGCCGTCACGCACCTACAACGCCAACCGCTTTTTCCGCAAGGCACAAGGCGAGGGAGTCGAGGTGACGATGAATGCCGTTAAGGAAAATGATAACACATCATCCACCGAAGCGACGCTTATAGGCCCCGAGATAACCCTCGGCGACAATAAATACCGATTCACAGGAGGCAACCTGTTCTTCAACACCAAAACCCGTCAATGGGGTGTATTTGGGAGTCAGACCGAATATGTCACAAAAAGGGGCTGGAACGAAGACACTCCCGAGATAATCGACCTGTTTGGATGGGGCGCAACAGGAATCGACAATGCACGCCAACCCCAATACTGGGACGCTGACAAAACGCTCTATCCGTCAATACAGGAAACCGAAAATCAGGACATAAACGAAATCAAAGCGACACAATATGATTGGGGAACCGCCTACGGCCGACAATTATCAGTCGATGTCCATGACGGCACCTATGTGACTCCTACCAAAGATGAGTGGAATACGATACTAAGCACCTTCTTCATTCATCCCGGCACGGTCAACGGCATAAAGGGGCTGCTGATATTGCCCTGCGACAACAGTGACGCAACCAAGGCAAAGGAGATATTGTCAACAGTCGGAATAAGTCAGGATGACATCTCTTCGATAAAACTCGGTCAGACAGACGCTCTCGACTACACCAAAATAGTCCTTGACTCCAACAATCAATTGACTGCAATGAACTCGGTGTTTCTTCCACTCGCCGGATATTCAAGTCCTTCTCTGAATGGCGAAAAAAACAGTGGCCTTACAGTCTATTATTGGGCATCTTCCGGCAGTTATCGCGCAGCCGGCTCCAATAAAGTTGCCAACGGATACTGTGTACGTATTGCAAATGAAAATTTGGGATCATCTGACTTCAGTATCAGTGAATGGGCGCGCAACTACGGCAATTGCGTGCGATTGCTCAAGAAAGTCAACTGA
- a CDS encoding fimbrillin family protein has protein sequence MKHSPFITIAMLAVVMTACTQDDMHDGTNLITFEATTSNTARSQASYSSSNPPSSFTVYAVKNGTSELYINGDVVNKTGNSPVTWESAATRYWPAYPLDFHAHVNGSGFYEYSEGTPRFKDFKPAAEASHQLDLMYAVKTNLSRTTVRLNFRHALAQVTFSAVNNSEYAIEISEVKIGNIHQQATFSFPSQDTDGTDVTGTWSGIESSATAVYSVTFNSKSVTSEKTELTGVNVSGGGDGSLLLIPQKVTAWNPENKSDNYIGSYFLVKVKMTDSGNALAYNDYIAVPVAIDWRPGVHYVYTFRFSKGSNGGYTPDPSNPISILSSIAYDISTEDFIAGEEITTDINGPQSGEPQGSISGSGTDAVGEGPES, from the coding sequence ATGAAACACAGTCCATTCATCACGATTGCAATGCTTGCCGTAGTCATGACCGCCTGTACACAGGACGACATGCACGACGGCACCAATCTCATCACCTTTGAGGCAACGACTTCCAACACCGCCCGTTCACAGGCATCCTACAGCAGCAGTAACCCGCCGTCATCATTCACCGTCTATGCCGTCAAAAACGGCACATCGGAGCTCTACATCAACGGCGATGTGGTGAACAAGACGGGCAACAGCCCCGTCACATGGGAATCGGCGGCAACCCGCTACTGGCCGGCCTATCCGCTTGACTTCCATGCCCATGTCAACGGCAGCGGATTCTATGAATACAGCGAAGGCACTCCCCGCTTCAAGGATTTCAAGCCCGCGGCCGAAGCGTCACATCAACTCGACCTGATGTATGCCGTAAAGACCAATCTATCGCGCACAACCGTAAGACTAAACTTCCGTCACGCACTTGCCCAAGTGACATTCAGTGCCGTCAACAACTCCGAATACGCCATCGAAATTTCGGAGGTTAAGATAGGCAATATACATCAGCAAGCCACATTCTCCTTTCCCTCACAGGACACCGACGGCACTGATGTCACGGGCACATGGTCGGGAATTGAATCATCGGCTACCGCCGTTTACTCGGTAACATTCAACTCCAAAAGCGTGACATCGGAGAAGACCGAACTCACGGGGGTGAATGTATCGGGAGGTGGTGACGGCTCATTGCTGCTGATTCCTCAGAAAGTGACGGCATGGAATCCCGAAAACAAATCGGATAACTACATCGGCTCCTATTTCCTCGTGAAAGTGAAAATGACCGACAGCGGCAACGCCTTGGCCTATAACGACTACATCGCTGTGCCCGTAGCCATCGACTGGAGGCCGGGAGTGCATTACGTTTACACCTTCAGGTTCTCCAAAGGGAGCAACGGCGGCTACACACCCGACCCGTCCAACCCCATATCCATATTGTCAAGCATAGCCTACGACATATCCACCGAGGACTTCATTGCCGGCGAAGAGATAACGACCGACATCAATGGCCCGCAGTCCGGCGAACCACAAGGTAGCATTAGTGGCTCAGGCACCGATGCCGTAGGCGAAGGACCCGAATCATAA